GTTCCCCGGCTCCATCCTCCTGGAGAGTACAGACTCCAATGCCGGCGACAACAGCTACTCCTTCATCGGCATCAAGCCCATTGCGGGTATTGAGGTCACTTCCACGGACGTTTTCGAGTTCAAATACCCCGGTCAGCCCGTAGAGCGGAAAAAGCTCAACGGCCGCAGCGAGGTGCTCCGCGAAATGGATGCTTTCCTGAAAAGCTTCGAGTTTTCGGATGAAGCGAACGGCCTTCCGTTTAACAAAGGTCTTTATGGATACAGCACCTACGACTCCGTGCAGTTCTTCGAAAAGATCGCTTTCAAAAAACGCCCCGCCGCAGGTAACACCATCCCCCTCATGCGGTATCGCTTCTACCAGTACGTAATCGCCATCAACCATTTCAAAGACGAAATGACGCTGATCGAAAACGGGGTAGAAGGGCAGGATTCCGAGATCGATTTCGTGGAATCCATCATCCGCAACAAAGACGTGCCCACATACGGGTTTGCGGCGAAAGGGGATGAATCGTCGAACCAGACAGACGAGCAGTATATGGAAATGGTCGAAAAAGGCCGCCAGCACTGCTTCCGGGGCGACGTCTTCCAGATTGTGCTGTCCCGCGCTTTCCAGCGGAGCTTTACTGGCGACGAGTTCAACGTTTACCGCGCCCTCCGTTCCATCAATCCTTCCCCCTATCTCTTTTACTTCGATTACGGCGATTATAAACTGATGGGTTCTTCTCCCGAAGCGCAGCTCATCATCAAAGACCGCAAAGCGGTGATCCACCCCATCGCCGGCACTTTCCGCCGCACGGGCAACGACGAGCAGGACGCCAAACTGGCTGCCGAGCTGCTCGAAGACCCCAAGGAAAACGCCGAGCACGTAATGCTGGTAGACCTCGCCCGCAACGATCTCAGCCGCCACGCCGCCGATGTGGAAGTGGAAACCTACCGCCAGATCAAGTATTACTCCCACGTCATCCACCTCGTGAGCGAAGTGACGGGCAAGCTGCCGGAGAAATCGTCACCTTTCGACATTCTGGCCGCCACATTCCCGGCGGGCACCCTGTCGGGCGCGCCGAAATACAAGGCGATGGAACTGATCGATAACTACGAACCCACCGCGCGTGGATTCTACGGCGGCTGCGTCGGCTTTGTGGGCTTCAACGGCGACTTCAACCACGCCATCATGATCCGCTCCATGCTCAGCCGCAACAATACACTGTATTACCAGGCCGGCGCGGGCGTAGTGGCCAAATCTGTCGCCAGCTCCGAACTGCAGGAAGTGAACAATAAACTCAACGCATTAAAACAGGCCATCATCAAGGCGCAAAATATCTGATCATGAACATCCTGGTTTTTGATAACTACGACTCATTCACGTATAACCTGGTCCACCTGGTGGAAAAGATCATCGGCGGCAAAGTGACCGTTGTCCGCAACGATGAGATCGAACTGGAGAAAGTGGACGCATTCGACCGGATTATCCTGTCGCCCGGGCCGGGTATCCCCGAAGAGGCCGGTCTTTTGCTGCCGCTCATACGCCGGTATGCGGCCACCAAATCCATCTTTGGGGTTTGCCTCGGTCAGCAGGCCATCGGCGAGGCTTTCGGCGCGAAGCTCACCAATTTATCCGAAGTGTACCACGGCGTGGCTACGCCGGTGAACGTGATTTCCCGCAGCGGGCGCCTCTTCAGTCATCTCCCGGAAGAATTGGAAGTAGGGCGTTACCATTCGTGGGTAGTGGATGAAAAAACGTTGCCGGCGGAGCTGGAAGTGACCGCCCGCGACGAGCATGGTTATATCATGGCGCTGCAGCACAAACAATACGATGTGTGCGGCGTGCAGTTCCACCCGGAAAGCGTGCTGACGCCGCAGGGCGAGCAGATCCTGCGCAACTGGCTGGGGCTTTGAGGAACGGAATTGCCAATGTTTTAAAAAATCATCCCGATGAAAAAGATACTCAACTACTTATTCGAACATAAAACCTTTAGCCGCGAAGGCGCCCGCGAAATCCTGACCAGCATCTCCAAAGGCGTATACAACGAAAGCGAGCTGGCAGCCTTCATGACGGTGTTCCTCATGCGCAGCATCACCATCGACGAGCTCCTCGGCTTCCGCGACGCACTGCTCGACATGTGCGTGCCCGTTCAGCTGGAACACGACGTGCTCGATATCGTAGGCACCGGCGGCGATGGCAAAAACACCTTCAATATCTCCACGCTCAGCTGCTTCATCGTGGCGGGCGCGGGCGGCAAGGTGGCCAAACACGGGAACTACGGCGTATCGTCGATCAGCGGTGCTTCCAACGTCATGGAAAACCTCGGTTACAAATTCAAAAGCGACGCATCCAAACTGAAACAGGAGGTAGCTGAAGCCGGGATCTGTTTCCTGCACGCGCCCCTGTTCCACCCGGCATTGAAGAATGTGGCGGGTGTAAGACGACAACTGGGCGTACGGACTTTCTTCAATATGCTCGGTCCGCTCGTAAACCCCGCCTTCGCGCAGCACCAGCTGATCGGGGTGTATTCCCTGGAAATGGCGCGGGTGTACAATTACCTGTTCCAGCAGACGGATAAAAAGTTCGCCATCCTGCACAGCCTGGACGGTTACGATGAGATTTCCCTCACTGGCGACACGCGGATCATCACCAACAAAGGCGAACAGGACTGGACGCCGGAAGCGCTCGGTAAACGCAAGGTAGCCGCGAGCGATATTTACGGCGGTAATTCCACTGAAGAGGCGGCGAAGCTGTTCGTGAAGATCCTGAAAGGCGAAGGCAGCTGGGCGCAGCATTCCGTGGTGATGGCCAATGCCGCCATGGGATTGTATTGTCTTGAAAAATACCCCACTTACGACGAGTGCTTCCAGGCGGCGGTAGCCTCGCTGGAATCGGGTGCGGCGTATCAATCTTTCCAAAAACTGATTTCCATCCAATGAAAAATATCCTCGACAAGATCGTAGCGCACAAGCACGGAGAAGTGGCGGAGCGGGAAAAGCGCAGAAGCGTGCCGGACCTCGAACGGACGCCCATGTTCGGCCGGGAAGCGCTCTCGCTGAAAAGTTTCCTCACGATGCCCGGCAGGAACGGGATTATTGCGGAATTCAAGCGGCAGTCGCCTTCCAAAGGCGTCATTAACGCCACCGCCACGGTAACCGACGTAACCACGGCGTACGCCCGCAACGGGGCTTCGGGGCTGAGCGTGCTGACCGACACCGAGTTCTTCGGCGGTTCGATGGACGATTTGCAACAAGCCCGTGCGGCCAACAACATTCCGTTGCTCCGGAAGGATTTCGTGATCGGGGAATACCAGATCGTGGAAGCCAAAGCGATAGGCGCCGATGTGATTTTGCTGATTGCGGAGTGTTTAACGAAAGATGAAGTGAAGCACCTCGCGCAGTTCGCGCACAACCTGGGGCTGGAAGTGCTGCTGGAAGTGCATACCGCCGGCCAGCTCGATAAAATCACCCCGCATACCCATCTCGTGGGCATCAACAACCGCGATTTGAAAACGTTCCAGGTGGATATTTACCGCTCGATGGAATTGCTGAAGCAGATCCCCGACAGCTATCCGAAAGTAGCCGAAAGCGGGATGGACGATCCGAAAACCATCGTGCAGCTGCGCAACGCGGGTTTCAGCGGCTTCCTCATCGGGGAGCATTTCATGAAATCGGAAGACCCCGCGCAGGCGTTCGCTTCGTTTACCCGTCAACTCGCGGAGCTATGAAAATAAAAGTCTGCGGGATCACGCGCGCCGAAGACCTGGGCGCCCTGGCGGAACTGGGGGCCGATTACGCGGGGTTCATCTTCTATCCCAAATCCCCGCGTTTCGCCGGCGACAAACTTTCCGGCAGAACGGTGCGGGAAACGGGGAATGGAAAACTGCTGAAGACGGGTGTTTTCGTACAGCCCGATATGAATACGCTGCAAAGGACCATCGCGGATTACGGGTTGGACATGGTGCAGTTGTACGGAGATTTTGAGGCGGCATTCGTGGAAGCAGTGAAATTGAAAGTAAAGGTGATGAAAGCCGTATCCATTCCGGAAAACGCATCGGCGCTGGAGATCCCTTCCGGCGAATACGATTACCTGCTGTTCGATACCGCGGGCAAAGGCCATGGCGGCACTGGCCGGAAATTCGACTGGAACCTTTTCAAAGGGTACGCCGGCGGCCAGCCGTACTTTTTGGCGGGAGGAATCGGGCCGGAAGATGCGGAGGAATTGCTGCGATGGCGGGAGCCGCACTTGTTTGCTGCGGATGTGAACAGTAAATTTGAAACCGCTCCCGGAGTGAAGGATATGCGCCTCGTGGAGGCATTCATCAAACAAATCAAAAAATAACAGTAACATGGATATTGCCATCAATACATCGCAATCCAGGTATCATGTCAACGAAAAGGGCTACTATGGCGACTTCGGAGGCGCATATATTCCTGAAATGCTTTATCCCAACGTGGAGGAGCTGCGGGAGAATTATCTGAACATCATGCGCGACCCCGCTTTCCAGCAGGAGTTCGAGAGCCTGCTCCGCGATTACGTGGGAAGGCCGTCGCCGTTGTATTTCGCCAGCCGTCTTTCTGAAAAATACAATACGAAGATTTACCTGAAGCGGGAAGACCTGAACCACACGGGCGCCCACAAGGTCAATAATACCATCGGTCAGATTTTGCTGGCCAAGCGCCTCGGCAAGAAGCGCATCATCGCCGAGACCGGCGCCGGCCAGCACGGCGTAGCCACCGCCACGGTGTGCGCGCTGATGGGGCTGGAATGCATCGTGTACATGGGTAGCGTAGATATCCAGCGCCAGGCGCCCAACGTAGCCCGCATGAAAATGCTCGGCGCTACCGTGGTGCCCGCCACCAGCGGTTCGCAGACCCTGAAAGACGCGACCAACGAAGCCATCCGCGACTGGATCAACAATCCGGTGGACACGCATTATATCATCGGTTCCGTGGTAGGGCCGCACCCGTACCCGGATATGGTGGCGCGCTTCCAGTCGGTGATCAGTGAAGAAATCAAAAAGCAGCTGACGGACAAAACCGGGAAAGCACTACCGGATTACGTGATCGCCTGCGTAGGCGGAGGCTCCAACGCGGCGGGGGCTTTCTTCCATTTCACCGACGACGAAAGCGTGCAGCTCGTAGCCGTGGAAGCGGCGGGCAAGGGCGTCGACAGCGGGTATTCCGCCGCCACTTCCCAGCTGGGCAAGCCCGGTGTGATCCACGCCAGCAAAACCCTGCTCATGCAAACCGACGACGGCCAGATCGTGGAGCCGCATTCCATTTCCGCCGGCCTCGACTACCCCGGCGTTGGCCCCCTGCATGCGCACTTATACGCCTCCGGCCGCGGGAAATTCCTCAACGCCACCGACGATGAAGCCCTGGCGGCCGCTTACGAGCTCAGCCTGCTCGAAGGCATCATCCCCGCGCTCGAATCGGCGCACGCGCTGGCCAAGCTGAAAGATCTGCAGCTGAAGCCCGAAGACGTAACCGTGGTGTGCCTTAGCGGCCGCGGCGACAAGGACCTGGAAACCTATATCAAACACCTGAAATAACGGCATATGAACCGCATCGACCAGCTTTTCAGCACCAAGCCGAAAGAAGTGCTCAACATATATTTCACCGCCGGGTTCCCCCAACTCGGCGATACCCTCACCGTTTTGCAGGCGCTGCAAGCCGGCGGGGCCGACATGGCGGAGATCGGCATGCCCTTCTCCGACCCGCTGGCCGACGGGCCCGTGATCCAGGACAGCAGCACCCGCGCCATCAAAAACGGGATGAAGCTCGCCGTTCTTTTTGAACAACTGAGGGGATTCCGGGACCAGATCCATATTCCCGTCGTGCTCATGGGATACATTAACCCCGTGCTCCAGTACGGCGTGGAAAATTTCCTCCGCAGCTGCCAGGAAGTTGGTGTTGACGGGCTGATTTTGCCCGATCTGCCTATGGAAGAATACGAAACGGAATACAAACCGCTCTTTGAAAAATACGGTCAGCACCTCATATTCCTCGTAACCCCCGAAACCAGCGAAGCCCGTATCCGCAAGATCGATTCGCTGAGCCGGGGATTCGTGTACGCGGTTTCTTCGTCGTCGACAACCGGGAAAGACAAGGATATGCAGCTGCAGGCGTCCTATTTCGAGAAGTTGCAGGCGATGCAGCTGAAGAACCCCGTACTGGTGGGCTTCGGCATCCGCGACAAGGCAACCTTCCAACAGGCTTGCCGGTACAGCAACGGCGCGATTATCGGGAGCGCGTTTGTGAAAGCCATCGAAAACAGTGCTAACTTGCAGGATACCGTTCCTGCGTTTGTTCGCAACATCAAACAATAGCCATGAAAACTGCCATCCTGAAATA
Above is a genomic segment from Chitinophaga pollutisoli containing:
- a CDS encoding anthranilate synthase component I family protein, whose product is MKKIQVKTQSRQMLADVFTPVSIYLRIRDKFPGSILLESTDSNAGDNSYSFIGIKPIAGIEVTSTDVFEFKYPGQPVERKKLNGRSEVLREMDAFLKSFEFSDEANGLPFNKGLYGYSTYDSVQFFEKIAFKKRPAAGNTIPLMRYRFYQYVIAINHFKDEMTLIENGVEGQDSEIDFVESIIRNKDVPTYGFAAKGDESSNQTDEQYMEMVEKGRQHCFRGDVFQIVLSRAFQRSFTGDEFNVYRALRSINPSPYLFYFDYGDYKLMGSSPEAQLIIKDRKAVIHPIAGTFRRTGNDEQDAKLAAELLEDPKENAEHVMLVDLARNDLSRHAADVEVETYRQIKYYSHVIHLVSEVTGKLPEKSSPFDILAATFPAGTLSGAPKYKAMELIDNYEPTARGFYGGCVGFVGFNGDFNHAIMIRSMLSRNNTLYYQAGAGVVAKSVASSELQEVNNKLNALKQAIIKAQNI
- a CDS encoding aminodeoxychorismate/anthranilate synthase component II — its product is MNILVFDNYDSFTYNLVHLVEKIIGGKVTVVRNDEIELEKVDAFDRIILSPGPGIPEEAGLLLPLIRRYAATKSIFGVCLGQQAIGEAFGAKLTNLSEVYHGVATPVNVISRSGRLFSHLPEELEVGRYHSWVVDEKTLPAELEVTARDEHGYIMALQHKQYDVCGVQFHPESVLTPQGEQILRNWLGL
- the trpD gene encoding anthranilate phosphoribosyltransferase encodes the protein MKKILNYLFEHKTFSREGAREILTSISKGVYNESELAAFMTVFLMRSITIDELLGFRDALLDMCVPVQLEHDVLDIVGTGGDGKNTFNISTLSCFIVAGAGGKVAKHGNYGVSSISGASNVMENLGYKFKSDASKLKQEVAEAGICFLHAPLFHPALKNVAGVRRQLGVRTFFNMLGPLVNPAFAQHQLIGVYSLEMARVYNYLFQQTDKKFAILHSLDGYDEISLTGDTRIITNKGEQDWTPEALGKRKVAASDIYGGNSTEEAAKLFVKILKGEGSWAQHSVVMANAAMGLYCLEKYPTYDECFQAAVASLESGAAYQSFQKLISIQ
- the trpC gene encoding indole-3-glycerol phosphate synthase TrpC; translation: MKNILDKIVAHKHGEVAEREKRRSVPDLERTPMFGREALSLKSFLTMPGRNGIIAEFKRQSPSKGVINATATVTDVTTAYARNGASGLSVLTDTEFFGGSMDDLQQARAANNIPLLRKDFVIGEYQIVEAKAIGADVILLIAECLTKDEVKHLAQFAHNLGLEVLLEVHTAGQLDKITPHTHLVGINNRDLKTFQVDIYRSMELLKQIPDSYPKVAESGMDDPKTIVQLRNAGFSGFLIGEHFMKSEDPAQAFASFTRQLAEL
- a CDS encoding phosphoribosylanthranilate isomerase, which gives rise to MKIKVCGITRAEDLGALAELGADYAGFIFYPKSPRFAGDKLSGRTVRETGNGKLLKTGVFVQPDMNTLQRTIADYGLDMVQLYGDFEAAFVEAVKLKVKVMKAVSIPENASALEIPSGEYDYLLFDTAGKGHGGTGRKFDWNLFKGYAGGQPYFLAGGIGPEDAEELLRWREPHLFAADVNSKFETAPGVKDMRLVEAFIKQIKK
- the trpB gene encoding tryptophan synthase subunit beta, which translates into the protein MDIAINTSQSRYHVNEKGYYGDFGGAYIPEMLYPNVEELRENYLNIMRDPAFQQEFESLLRDYVGRPSPLYFASRLSEKYNTKIYLKREDLNHTGAHKVNNTIGQILLAKRLGKKRIIAETGAGQHGVATATVCALMGLECIVYMGSVDIQRQAPNVARMKMLGATVVPATSGSQTLKDATNEAIRDWINNPVDTHYIIGSVVGPHPYPDMVARFQSVISEEIKKQLTDKTGKALPDYVIACVGGGSNAAGAFFHFTDDESVQLVAVEAAGKGVDSGYSAATSQLGKPGVIHASKTLLMQTDDGQIVEPHSISAGLDYPGVGPLHAHLYASGRGKFLNATDDEALAAAYELSLLEGIIPALESAHALAKLKDLQLKPEDVTVVCLSGRGDKDLETYIKHLK
- the trpA gene encoding tryptophan synthase subunit alpha, with the translated sequence MNRIDQLFSTKPKEVLNIYFTAGFPQLGDTLTVLQALQAGGADMAEIGMPFSDPLADGPVIQDSSTRAIKNGMKLAVLFEQLRGFRDQIHIPVVLMGYINPVLQYGVENFLRSCQEVGVDGLILPDLPMEEYETEYKPLFEKYGQHLIFLVTPETSEARIRKIDSLSRGFVYAVSSSSTTGKDKDMQLQASYFEKLQAMQLKNPVLVGFGIRDKATFQQACRYSNGAIIGSAFVKAIENSANLQDTVPAFVRNIKQ